In one window of Methanolobus mangrovi DNA:
- the ahbB gene encoding siroheme decarboxylase subunit beta — MDDIDEKIIKMTQNGIPLKRSPFADIAGELGITEQEIIDRLKKMKEEEVIRRFGASIGHRDIGIVANAMCVWNVPDERTEEVGTIMAGFPEVTHCYERPRAPGWDYNLFTMVHSYTREDCEEVASRISEATSIKDYKLLFSDREFKKTGVRL, encoded by the coding sequence ATGGATGATATCGACGAGAAGATAATAAAAATGACACAGAACGGTATCCCATTGAAAAGGTCACCATTTGCAGACATTGCCGGGGAACTTGGAATAACTGAGCAGGAGATCATTGATCGCCTCAAAAAGATGAAGGAAGAAGAGGTTATCCGCAGGTTCGGTGCATCTATTGGTCACAGGGATATTGGAATAGTTGCAAACGCCATGTGCGTCTGGAACGTACCGGACGAGAGAACAGAAGAAGTAGGAACAATAATGGCAGGCTTCCCAGAGGTTACACACTGCTATGAAAGGCCAAGAGCTCCCGGATGGGACTATAATCTGTTCACGATGGTACACTCATACACAAGAGAAGATTGTGAAGAAGTTGCATCAAGGATATCCGAAGCTACAAGTATTAAAGATTATAAACTTCTTTTTAGTGACAGAGAATTCAAGAAAACTGGAGTTAGATTGTAA
- a CDS encoding FeoA family protein, protein MAPIIPLVMMPEGKDSKIISINAGSSLLNRLRSMGFIENTLLKVKRGINGSLIVSLNGCDYALGMGMASKIMVQEYSA, encoded by the coding sequence ATGGCTCCGATCATACCGCTTGTAATGATGCCGGAAGGTAAGGACAGCAAGATCATTTCTATTAATGCAGGTAGTTCCCTGCTTAACCGTCTCAGGTCAATGGGCTTTATAGAGAACACTCTGCTTAAAGTAAAAAGAGGCATAAATGGTTCTCTCATCGTATCCCTGAATGGGTGTGACTATGCACTTGGTATGGGGATGGCTTCTAAGATTATGGTGCAGGAATATTCTGCATAA
- a CDS encoding peptidase U32 family protein: MSLSKNENKIPELAMGVRNLAALKACKENADAVYFSLDRLSLRSRAQEITTEILAGFVEEIHNNKMKGYLAVNSVIYPDNLKELDEVLECAASANVDAVIAWDPATIMKAAEKDLKIHISTQANVSNQMSAEFYRSLGASRVVLARELSLEQIKEIREDTKIELEVFVHGAVCQGISGRCYLSAYLLGKSGNCGECSQPCRWEWSLHSDNGAIVDIEGKYLMSAKDLCMIEHIPELIEAGVDAFKVEGRLRNPGYTAAVSQCYRQALDLFKDGKYERSNIIPLKERMALEYNRGFSTGFYFGYPGPDSLANDCDMNASHVKREAVGVVTNYYPKQSAAAVNLLELGLNTGDTIIIEGSTTYLEQEVLSIVHEGKNVNSIERGNEIGLEVEDVVRKNDRVFKINRDKTE; the protein is encoded by the coding sequence ATGTCCCTTAGTAAAAACGAAAACAAAATACCGGAACTGGCAATGGGCGTAAGAAACCTTGCAGCTCTGAAAGCCTGCAAAGAAAATGCAGATGCAGTCTACTTCTCGCTTGACAGGCTTAGCCTCCGGTCCAGGGCACAGGAAATCACAACTGAGATACTTGCTGGTTTTGTTGAAGAGATACATAACAATAAAATGAAGGGATATCTGGCAGTCAATTCCGTAATATACCCCGATAATCTCAAAGAACTGGATGAAGTACTTGAGTGCGCTGCTTCTGCAAATGTAGATGCGGTGATTGCGTGGGATCCTGCAACAATTATGAAAGCTGCGGAAAAAGACCTGAAAATACATATCTCGACCCAGGCAAATGTATCGAACCAGATGTCTGCAGAGTTCTACAGATCACTGGGAGCCAGCAGGGTAGTACTGGCAAGGGAACTTAGTCTTGAACAGATCAAAGAGATCAGAGAAGACACCAAAATAGAACTTGAAGTATTTGTGCACGGAGCAGTTTGCCAGGGCATCTCCGGCAGATGTTACCTTTCAGCATATCTTCTTGGGAAATCCGGAAACTGTGGAGAGTGCAGCCAGCCGTGCCGCTGGGAATGGTCCCTGCATTCGGATAACGGAGCAATTGTGGATATCGAGGGCAAGTACCTCATGAGTGCAAAGGACCTCTGTATGATAGAGCATATACCTGAACTTATTGAGGCGGGCGTAGATGCCTTTAAGGTTGAAGGAAGACTCCGAAACCCCGGCTACACCGCCGCTGTGTCACAATGTTATCGTCAGGCACTTGATCTTTTCAAGGATGGCAAATACGAAAGAAGTAACATCATCCCTCTGAAAGAGAGAATGGCACTTGAATATAACAGAGGCTTTTCAACAGGATTCTATTTTGGATATCCCGGACCTGACAGCCTTGCAAATGATTGTGACATGAACGCATCACACGTAAAAAGAGAAGCTGTCGGAGTAGTCACAAATTACTATCCGAAACAGTCAGCAGCAGCAGTAAATCTACTGGAACTAGGATTGAATACCGGAGATACCATCATTATTGAAGGTAGCACCACCTACCTAGAACAGGAAGTATTATCCATTGTTCATGAAGGTAAAAATGTAAATTCAATTGAGAGAGGAAATGAAATTGGTCTTGAAGTAGAAGATGTTGTTCGCAAAAACGACCGTGTTTTCAAAATAAATAGGGACAAAACAGAATAA
- the hemB gene encoding porphobilinogen synthase: MFPERRMRRLRSGKIRDLVRETSLSVNDLIYPVFVNETIDSPQEVSSMPGVFNVPVEMIADDAKEAADLGIPAMMLFGIPATKDEQGSTAWGDDDVVQRAVREIKNELGKDMLVITDVCLCEYTSHGHCGMVDYDTEEIMNDPTLPLLGKTAVSHAKAGADMVAPSGMMDGMITAIRSALDDNNFHNIPIMSYAAKYSSSFYGPFRDAAGSGCCFGDRSSHQMDPANSDEALMEAALDIEEGADIIMVKPALPYLDIIYRLKTEFEMPTAAYNVSGEYAMLKAAAQNGWLDEKQAMYESLLSIKRAGADMIITYFAKDMAQMLK, translated from the coding sequence ATGTTCCCCGAGCGCAGAATGAGAAGGCTGAGAAGTGGCAAGATCAGAGACCTGGTACGCGAAACGTCGTTGTCGGTCAATGACCTGATATATCCAGTGTTTGTCAATGAGACAATAGATTCGCCTCAGGAAGTATCATCCATGCCTGGCGTCTTCAACGTTCCTGTTGAGATGATCGCCGACGATGCAAAGGAAGCAGCAGACCTTGGAATACCAGCCATGATGCTTTTTGGAATACCAGCCACAAAAGATGAGCAGGGAAGTACTGCATGGGGAGACGATGATGTTGTTCAGCGTGCTGTCCGTGAGATCAAGAATGAACTTGGCAAGGATATGCTTGTGATAACCGATGTCTGCCTCTGCGAGTACACCAGCCACGGACACTGCGGAATGGTGGACTATGATACAGAAGAGATCATGAACGATCCAACATTACCTTTGTTGGGAAAGACCGCTGTAAGCCATGCAAAAGCCGGTGCTGACATGGTGGCACCATCAGGAATGATGGATGGCATGATAACCGCAATTCGCAGTGCACTTGATGATAATAATTTCCACAATATACCTATTATGTCCTATGCTGCAAAGTATTCGTCATCATTCTACGGACCTTTCAGGGATGCAGCAGGCTCAGGATGTTGCTTCGGGGACAGGTCATCCCACCAGATGGATCCTGCCAACTCTGATGAGGCACTTATGGAAGCAGCCCTGGATATTGAAGAGGGAGCCGACATAATTATGGTTAAACCGGCACTTCCTTATTTAGATATAATATATCGCCTCAAGACCGAATTTGAAATGCCAACCGCAGCCTACAATGTGAGCGGAGAATATGCAATGCTCAAGGCGGCAGCCCAGAACGGATGGCTTGACGAGAAACAGGCCATGTACGAATCCCTCCTGTCAATCAAACGTGCAGGCGCAGATATGATAATTACCTATTTTGCCAAAGATATGGCTCAGATGTTAAAATGA
- a CDS encoding precorrin-2 dehydrogenase/sirohydrochlorin ferrochelatase family protein encodes MKDKNHFLPLLIDMNDKKIVIFGSGSVGERKANLFSEYAKVTVVSRSFSDIFYEMERKNEVILFEADAEKLTDKEITDIINEAFLVIPATNDRSINERIVRLSKSLGILTNQVDAIGDVTVPAVIKRGGLTIGISTTGSSPAFSRFTRQQVEKIITPEFSDMIKIQDEMRTYLKNEVPDQRDRKDILWDILESKDVWTALEESYEKGFKIAQDIVREKISRKVR; translated from the coding sequence ATGAAAGACAAGAACCACTTCCTGCCACTGCTGATAGATATGAACGACAAGAAAATCGTCATCTTTGGAAGTGGATCAGTAGGAGAAAGGAAAGCTAACCTGTTCTCTGAATATGCAAAAGTTACGGTTGTAAGCCGCAGCTTTTCAGATATTTTTTATGAGATGGAACGGAAAAACGAGGTCATACTCTTCGAAGCTGATGCTGAAAAGCTCACGGATAAAGAGATCACGGACATCATTAACGAAGCTTTCCTTGTGATACCGGCCACCAATGACAGAAGTATAAATGAAAGGATAGTCAGGCTTTCTAAATCATTGGGAATTCTGACAAACCAGGTTGACGCAATTGGTGATGTCACAGTGCCTGCTGTAATAAAAAGAGGCGGACTCACCATAGGCATATCAACAACCGGATCCAGTCCGGCTTTTTCCAGGTTCACAAGGCAGCAGGTTGAGAAAATAATCACTCCCGAATTTTCAGATATGATCAAAATACAGGATGAGATGCGAACATACCTGAAAAATGAAGTCCCTGACCAGAGAGACAGGAAAGACATCTTGTGGGATATACTGGAAAGTAAAGATGTGTGGACTGCGCTTGAAGAGTCCTATGAAAAAGGGTTTAAAATAGCACAGGATATAGTAAGAGAGAAAATAAGCAGGAAAGTCAGATGA
- the ahbD gene encoding heme b synthase, producing the protein MAKPPRLIAWETTAGCNLSCKHCRGSSTEKKPEGELTTREALHFIDEIKEMGNPILILSGGEPLVRDDIFEIAKYATEKGLRVAMATNGTLVTDEMAEKIKSVGIQRVSISLDGSSPETHDDFRCMPGAFEGALSGIENLKKAGIGFQINPTITKRTIGEIPAILDMAKGLGADALHIFLLVPTGRGKELENDEIPPVEYERILNWFYDRQKDAGIQLKATCAPHYFRIMRQRAEKEGIEISVKTHGYEAMTKGCLGGTGFCFVSSTGDVFPCGYLPALAGNIKEQSFKDIWENSKVFNDLRDVSKLKGKCGICEYNTVCGGCRARAYAATGDYLEEEPYCIYVPKKQ; encoded by the coding sequence ATGGCAAAACCTCCAAGACTCATAGCCTGGGAAACAACAGCTGGATGCAATCTTTCCTGCAAACATTGCAGAGGTTCATCAACTGAGAAAAAACCCGAAGGCGAACTTACAACAAGGGAAGCACTCCATTTCATAGATGAAATTAAGGAAATGGGAAACCCAATCCTTATACTAAGTGGTGGTGAACCGCTTGTAAGGGATGACATATTTGAGATTGCAAAATATGCTACGGAAAAAGGCCTCCGTGTGGCTATGGCCACCAACGGGACACTTGTGACAGACGAAATGGCTGAGAAGATCAAAAGTGTTGGCATACAGAGAGTCAGCATCAGTCTTGATGGTTCAAGCCCTGAGACTCACGATGATTTCCGTTGCATGCCCGGAGCATTCGAAGGGGCACTCTCAGGCATAGAAAACCTGAAAAAAGCAGGCATAGGCTTCCAGATAAATCCCACCATCACAAAACGCACTATCGGCGAAATACCTGCCATACTTGATATGGCAAAAGGTCTTGGTGCAGATGCCCTTCATATTTTCCTGCTTGTACCCACCGGAAGAGGAAAAGAGCTTGAAAACGATGAAATTCCGCCAGTCGAATATGAGAGAATACTCAATTGGTTCTATGACAGGCAGAAAGATGCAGGCATCCAGCTCAAAGCCACCTGTGCCCCGCATTATTTCAGGATAATGCGCCAGAGAGCAGAGAAAGAAGGTATTGAGATAAGCGTGAAGACACACGGTTACGAGGCAATGACAAAAGGATGTCTCGGAGGAACTGGATTTTGTTTTGTATCAAGCACGGGAGATGTATTCCCCTGCGGTTACCTCCCTGCACTGGCTGGAAACATAAAAGAGCAGAGTTTCAAGGATATCTGGGAGAACTCTAAGGTATTCAATGACCTGCGTGATGTTTCCAAACTAAAAGGAAAATGTGGAATATGCGAATATAATACAGTATGCGGAGGCTGCCGTGCACGTGCCTATGCTGCCACAGGAGACTATCTTGAGGAAGAGCCCTACTGTATATATGTACCTAAAAAACAGTGA
- the ahbA gene encoding siroheme decarboxylase subunit alpha, translating to MIVLDETDKKILNTIQLDFPMETEPFQALGNELGINEDELIQRLERLHDEGAVRKIGPIINRKGVGGTSTLIAVNVPDEMVDDVAGYINAYHEVSHNYLRPGKYNVWFTVAAPERKRIDIILDELRERTGLEFIDLPTKRLFKIGVKFDIR from the coding sequence ATGATAGTTCTTGATGAAACTGATAAGAAGATACTCAATACCATACAACTCGATTTTCCCATGGAAACCGAACCTTTTCAGGCGTTGGGAAATGAACTGGGTATCAATGAAGACGAACTGATACAAAGGCTTGAGAGATTACACGATGAAGGGGCAGTAAGAAAAATAGGACCCATCATCAACCGCAAAGGAGTAGGCGGAACAAGCACCCTCATAGCAGTTAATGTTCCTGATGAGATGGTAGACGATGTTGCAGGTTATATCAATGCATATCATGAGGTTTCCCATAACTACCTTCGACCAGGTAAATACAATGTCTGGTTCACAGTAGCTGCACCCGAAAGGAAAAGAATAGACATTATACTGGACGAACTCCGTGAGAGAACCGGGCTTGAATTTATCGACCTCCCCACAAAGAGACTGTTCAAGATAGGAGTTAAGTTTGACATCAGGTGA
- the hemC gene encoding hydroxymethylbilane synthase has product MIIGTRGSALALAQTVTIEGLLSELGVSTTRKIITTSGDTFTDRPLHEVAGVGAFVRELDDRMLEGEIDISVHSMKDLPTVRPEELSISAVLKRDSPYDVLLTTDGTRMDDLPEGAVLGTTSMRRRAQILRYRPDLHVHDLRGNINTRIRKLEEGLYDGILLAEAGLQRMGWEMDVERLDPQFFCPSANQGTIAVVTPAGTEAEEVTSNLDHQRTRIETEIERIVITDVEGGCTAPIGSFAQFINDDEISVCCEVLALDGSEHVRIDEVIPADRYQDYARILGRELVQMGGKELVERAVCQLASSLSDEV; this is encoded by the coding sequence ATGATAATAGGAACCCGCGGGAGTGCCTTGGCCCTTGCACAGACAGTGACCATTGAAGGTCTCCTGTCAGAACTCGGAGTCAGCACTACCAGAAAAATTATCACAACATCAGGCGACACCTTCACAGACAGACCATTGCATGAGGTTGCCGGTGTCGGTGCATTTGTCAGGGAACTGGACGACAGGATGCTTGAAGGTGAGATCGATATTTCAGTCCACTCCATGAAAGACCTGCCAACTGTTCGCCCGGAAGAACTGTCCATCTCTGCAGTGTTAAAGCGTGACTCACCGTATGATGTCCTGCTCACCACAGACGGAACCAGAATGGACGACTTACCAGAAGGAGCCGTACTTGGTACCACATCCATGCGCCGAAGAGCGCAGATACTCAGATATCGCCCGGACCTGCATGTTCATGACCTGAGAGGTAATATCAACACCAGAATAAGGAAACTCGAAGAAGGTCTTTATGACGGTATCCTGCTTGCAGAAGCAGGTCTTCAGAGAATGGGATGGGAAATGGACGTTGAACGCCTTGACCCTCAATTCTTCTGCCCTTCCGCAAACCAGGGAACCATTGCCGTGGTCACTCCTGCCGGAACCGAGGCTGAAGAAGTAACATCTAACCTCGACCACCAGAGAACCAGGATCGAGACCGAGATCGAGCGAATAGTGATCACCGATGTGGAAGGAGGATGTACAGCACCCATAGGCTCCTTTGCACAATTTATCAATGATGATGAGATCAGCGTATGTTGCGAAGTACTGGCACTTGATGGCTCTGAGCATGTGCGTATTGATGAAGTGATCCCGGCTGATCGGTACCAGGACTATGCCAGGATACTCGGAAGAGAACTGGTACAGATGGGCGGAAAGGAACTCGTAGAGAGAGCCGTGTGTCAGCTAGCATCATCACTGTCTGATGAGGTGTAA
- the hemL gene encoding glutamate-1-semialdehyde 2,1-aminomutase, with product MSLDKSRELYNKARTLLPGGVSSPVRAIKPYPFYTESASGSKITDIDGNEYIDYCLAYGPNILGHSHPQIKQAIVSQLDKGWLYGTPTELEVNLAEKIAGLYPSIDMLRFVSTGTEATMSALRAARGFTGKNKFIKIEGGFHGAHDAVLVKAGSGATTLGKPDSLGIPEDFTKNTLQIPFNDIEALTAVIEKNQDEVAALIMEPVMGNIGPVLPEGDYLKDVRKVTEENDVVLIFDEVITGFRLAMGGAQEYFGVTPDMTTLGKIIGGGLPIGVFGGKKEIIEMIAPSGSVYQAGTFSGSPASVAAGLTVLDVLEKEEVHKNLNATGDMMRSRLSELVADMGLDYNVVGIASMFKIFFGDKPLNYQDVLKCDKEGYLKFFFKMLESGVFLPPSQFETNFISTAHTEDDIEKTLLAYEANLR from the coding sequence ATGTCTTTAGATAAGTCCAGAGAGTTATACAATAAAGCAAGGACCCTCCTCCCAGGAGGAGTAAGCAGTCCTGTGCGAGCTATCAAACCATACCCATTCTATACAGAATCAGCAAGTGGTTCAAAGATAACTGATATCGATGGGAATGAGTACATCGATTACTGTCTCGCATACGGTCCGAACATACTCGGACACTCCCACCCACAGATCAAGCAGGCAATAGTTTCCCAGCTTGACAAAGGATGGTTATACGGAACACCAACCGAACTTGAGGTAAATCTTGCAGAGAAAATAGCAGGATTGTACCCAAGTATTGACATGCTCAGGTTCGTATCCACAGGAACCGAAGCCACCATGAGCGCACTACGTGCAGCAAGGGGATTCACCGGCAAGAACAAATTCATTAAGATAGAAGGCGGGTTCCACGGAGCACACGATGCAGTACTTGTTAAAGCAGGCTCTGGAGCAACAACACTCGGAAAACCTGATTCACTTGGAATACCAGAGGACTTTACAAAGAATACACTTCAGATACCATTCAACGATATCGAAGCACTTACAGCGGTAATTGAAAAGAACCAGGATGAAGTTGCTGCACTCATAATGGAACCGGTTATGGGTAATATCGGACCTGTGCTTCCTGAAGGAGATTACCTGAAGGATGTACGCAAGGTCACCGAAGAGAACGATGTAGTCCTTATTTTCGATGAAGTCATCACCGGATTCAGGCTCGCAATGGGCGGAGCACAGGAATACTTCGGCGTAACCCCCGATATGACAACCCTTGGAAAGATCATAGGCGGCGGACTTCCAATAGGTGTTTTCGGAGGAAAGAAAGAGATCATTGAGATGATAGCACCTTCCGGAAGTGTGTACCAGGCAGGAACCTTCAGCGGAAGTCCGGCATCAGTTGCAGCAGGACTTACAGTTCTTGATGTACTTGAGAAGGAAGAAGTTCATAAAAATCTCAACGCAACCGGTGACATGATGAGAAGCAGGTTGTCTGAGCTCGTTGCAGACATGGGACTTGATTATAATGTCGTTGGTATTGCATCCATGTTCAAGATATTCTTTGGTGATAAACCACTGAACTACCAGGATGTCCTCAAATGCGATAAAGAAGGATACCTGAAATTCTTCTTCAAGATGCTTGAAAGCGGTGTTTTCCTACCACCATCACAGTTTGAAACTAATTTCATTTCAACTGCCCACACTGAAGACGACATTGAGAAAACACTACTTGCTTACGAAGCAAATCTCAGATGA
- a CDS encoding dihydroorotate dehydrogenase electron transfer subunit, translating to MYPINVKITKIIRETPSTRTFVFDRSFDEAIAGQFVMVWIRGVDEIPMTLSSKNSITVQKVGDATEKLFCLEEGAELGIRGPFGKGFTLPGKDEKILLIAGGVGAAPLAPLAEYAASTGVCMSTILGARNADELLFVDRFVSCGEMHLTTDDGSAHRCGFVTDILAETDVAAYDRIYTCGPEMMMKAIFGMLEKENALEKTEFSLHRYFKCGIGVCGACCMDKKGLRVCKDGPVFNGMELIDSEFGSYMRGPSGNKKQF from the coding sequence ATGTACCCCATCAATGTCAAAATAACTAAGATCATCAGGGAAACACCATCAACCAGAACTTTTGTCTTTGACAGGTCATTTGATGAGGCAATTGCAGGTCAGTTTGTAATGGTCTGGATACGAGGCGTGGATGAGATTCCTATGACATTGTCAAGCAAGAATTCCATCACCGTGCAAAAAGTAGGAGATGCCACTGAAAAACTGTTCTGTCTTGAAGAAGGAGCCGAACTTGGCATAAGGGGACCTTTCGGAAAAGGTTTTACATTACCAGGCAAGGATGAGAAAATACTGCTGATAGCAGGAGGAGTCGGTGCAGCACCACTTGCACCGCTTGCAGAATATGCAGCATCTACAGGTGTTTGCATGAGCACAATTCTTGGAGCCAGAAATGCTGACGAGTTACTCTTTGTGGACCGATTTGTATCCTGCGGGGAAATGCACCTGACAACAGATGACGGTTCTGCGCATAGGTGCGGATTTGTTACCGATATTCTTGCAGAAACAGATGTAGCAGCTTATGACAGAATTTATACATGCGGACCGGAAATGATGATGAAAGCCATTTTCGGAATGCTTGAAAAAGAGAATGCACTTGAAAAGACGGAATTCAGTCTTCACAGGTATTTCAAATGCGGAATTGGAGTTTGTGGTGCCTGCTGCATGGATAAGAAAGGACTGCGCGTCTGCAAGGACGGACCTGTCTTTAATGGCATGGAACTTATAGATTCAGAATTCGGCAGTTACATGAGAGGACCAAGCGGGAACAAAAAACAGTTTTGA
- the hemA gene encoding glutamyl-tRNA reductase — protein MTEITSMVITHSKATVEEIEEAWDGDIEKMLIDLHSNDLVCECVVLKTCNRVEIYIVSPKGNSVLFQFAKRMGLSSNIIDFFDHEESIMHLLRLACGLESMIIGEDQILGQIKDLYQVAKNLGTSGKMLDTTFSKAIQVGKRVRTETEINRGALSIASASVDLAEETVGDLKDKMVLVIGTGEMGTLVTRALSHREIELMYIANRTYEAAKELADEMGGHAVRFDQIDANLMKADVVISATGAPHYVLKYEQVKKAMDLREKELLLIDIANPRDIDPSISDIPHVTLYNIDNLRVINEKNLEMRMAEAKKVQAIIDEEFGLLIKQYKRQKADHLVSELYAQSYKLRVQEKDKAITKLSAYHTIGETESKIIEDLTHSIINKILAEPTKVLRYAAEIGDDELLESVAKLFSISRSSLNTKVKDEMVKCSPSAE, from the coding sequence ATGACTGAGATAACCAGTATGGTGATCACCCATTCCAAAGCAACTGTAGAAGAGATCGAGGAAGCATGGGACGGGGACATCGAAAAGATGCTTATAGACCTGCATTCCAATGACCTGGTCTGTGAATGTGTTGTATTGAAGACCTGTAACCGTGTGGAAATATATATTGTTTCACCCAAAGGAAACAGTGTCCTGTTCCAGTTTGCGAAAAGAATGGGCCTTTCTTCGAACATTATTGACTTTTTCGACCATGAAGAATCCATTATGCACCTGCTAAGGCTGGCATGTGGCCTGGAATCAATGATAATTGGCGAAGACCAGATACTCGGACAGATCAAGGACCTATACCAGGTGGCAAAGAACCTTGGAACTAGCGGAAAAATGCTTGATACCACATTCAGTAAGGCCATCCAGGTTGGAAAACGTGTCCGTACAGAGACCGAGATCAACCGGGGAGCATTATCAATTGCATCAGCTTCTGTGGACCTTGCCGAGGAAACTGTCGGAGACCTCAAGGACAAGATGGTGCTTGTCATAGGTACCGGCGAGATGGGCACACTCGTCACACGTGCACTCTCCCATAGGGAAATTGAATTGATGTATATCGCAAACCGCACTTATGAGGCCGCAAAGGAGCTTGCGGACGAGATGGGAGGGCATGCAGTTCGCTTCGACCAGATCGATGCGAATCTAATGAAAGCAGACGTTGTGATCAGTGCGACAGGTGCACCACACTATGTCCTGAAATACGAACAGGTCAAAAAAGCAATGGACTTGAGGGAGAAAGAACTTCTGTTAATTGACATTGCAAATCCAAGAGATATAGACCCTTCAATATCAGACATACCCCACGTCACTCTATATAATATAGATAACCTGAGAGTCATAAATGAAAAGAACCTCGAAATGAGAATGGCTGAGGCTAAAAAAGTCCAGGCAATAATTGATGAGGAATTCGGACTCCTGATAAAACAGTACAAGAGACAAAAAGCAGACCATCTTGTATCTGAGCTGTACGCGCAGTCCTATAAACTTCGAGTACAGGAAAAAGATAAGGCGATAACTAAATTGAGTGCATACCATACTATCGGTGAAACTGAGAGTAAAATAATTGAAGACCTCACCCACTCAATAATCAATAAGATACTTGCAGAGCCAACAAAGGTCCTGAGATACGCAGCAGAGATCGGCGATGATGAATTGCTTGAATCGGTTGCAAAATTGTTTAGCATTAGTAGATCCAGCTTAAATACAAAAGTAAAGGATGAGATGGTAAAATGTTCCCCGAGCGCAGAATGA
- a CDS encoding dihydroorotate dehydrogenase, with translation MINITGIELKNPTILAAGIMGTTGASLVRVAKEGAGAVVTKSIGPEPKEGHKNPSMIDLGYGFLNAMGLPNPSYPDFKAELAIAKKDAGIPVIASIFGGTEEEFVNVARGLIDSKPDAFELNVSCPHALGYGASVGSNPDAVESITKAVCDAVDVPVWVKLTPNVTDIVTIGEAAQRGGADAVVAINTVKGMAIDINSGYPVLGNRFGGLSGRAVKPVALKCVYDLYTALDIPIIGVGGIYTWEDAIEMMMAGASAVQIGSAVHEGLNVFSSVASGIEEFVSKREYSDITDIIGIAHERL, from the coding sequence ATGATCAACATCACAGGAATTGAACTCAAGAATCCCACGATACTGGCTGCAGGCATAATGGGCACAACCGGTGCATCGCTTGTCCGTGTTGCAAAAGAGGGAGCCGGTGCAGTTGTCACAAAATCGATCGGACCCGAGCCTAAAGAAGGACATAAGAACCCGAGTATGATCGACCTGGGATATGGATTTTTGAATGCAATGGGACTCCCAAATCCTTCCTATCCAGACTTTAAGGCTGAACTTGCAATTGCAAAGAAAGATGCTGGTATCCCCGTTATTGCAAGCATATTCGGAGGCACTGAGGAAGAGTTTGTAAATGTGGCCCGGGGCCTCATTGATTCCAAGCCTGATGCTTTTGAATTGAATGTGAGTTGTCCGCATGCTTTAGGTTATGGAGCTTCAGTTGGAAGCAATCCGGATGCTGTGGAAAGTATCACAAAGGCCGTTTGTGATGCTGTGGATGTGCCCGTATGGGTTAAACTCACACCCAATGTTACAGACATAGTAACAATCGGAGAAGCTGCACAACGAGGAGGAGCAGATGCCGTTGTGGCCATCAATACAGTAAAGGGAATGGCAATAGACATAAACAGTGGCTATCCCGTACTTGGTAACAGATTTGGAGGACTATCCGGACGTGCCGTGAAGCCGGTTGCATTGAAATGCGTCTATGACCTTTACACTGCTCTTGATATACCCATTATTGGCGTTGGAGGAATCTATACATGGGAAGATGCCATCGAAATGATGATGGCTGGCGCCAGTGCAGTACAAATAGGATCTGCAGTTCACGAAGGATTGAACGTTTTCAGTTCAGTTGCCAGTGGAATAGAAGAGTTCGTTTCTAAAAGAGAATACAGTGATATAACCGATATTATCGGAATCGCACATGAGAGATTATAA